In Nostoc sp. UHCC 0926, a single genomic region encodes these proteins:
- a CDS encoding S-methyl-5'-thioadenosine phosphorylase, with translation MPHASIGIIGGSGLYKMDALKDLEEVRVETPFGSPSDALILGTLDGTEVAFLARHGRNHTLLPSELPFRANIYAMKQLGVKYLISASAVGSLKEEAKPLDMVVPDQFIDRTKNRISTFFGEGIVAHIAFGDPICKNLAVVLADAIASLNLPQVTLHRGGTYVCMEGPAFSTKAESNLYRSWGATIIGMTNLPEAKLAREAEIAYATLALVTDYDCWHPDHDSVTVEIVLGNLLRNAVNAQKVIQETVRRLSENPPPSEAHSALQYAILTQLDKVPAATKEKLGLLLQKYL, from the coding sequence ATGCCTCACGCTAGTATTGGGATTATTGGTGGTAGCGGTCTGTATAAAATGGATGCGCTCAAAGATTTAGAAGAGGTGCGAGTCGAGACTCCCTTTGGTTCACCATCGGATGCTTTGATTCTGGGGACTTTGGATGGTACAGAGGTAGCTTTTTTGGCGCGTCATGGTCGCAATCACACGCTTTTACCATCTGAGTTACCGTTTCGCGCTAATATCTATGCGATGAAGCAATTGGGTGTGAAGTATTTAATTTCAGCTAGCGCTGTGGGTTCCTTGAAGGAAGAGGCGAAACCATTGGATATGGTGGTGCCAGATCAGTTTATTGACAGAACTAAAAATCGGATTTCAACGTTTTTCGGTGAGGGAATTGTTGCTCACATTGCCTTTGGCGATCCGATATGTAAGAACTTGGCTGTTGTGTTGGCAGATGCGATCGCATCTCTAAATTTACCACAAGTTACTCTGCATCGCGGCGGTACTTATGTGTGCATGGAAGGGCCAGCTTTTTCCACTAAGGCAGAATCGAATCTTTACCGCAGTTGGGGTGCAACAATCATTGGGATGACGAATTTACCAGAGGCGAAGTTGGCAAGGGAAGCCGAAATTGCCTATGCAACCTTAGCGCTAGTAACAGATTACGATTGTTGGCATCCAGATCACGATAGTGTGACAGTGGAGATAGTGCTTGGCAATTTGCTGCGGAATGCTGTGAATGCTCAAAAGGTGATTCAAGAAACTGTGCGGCGCTTGAGTGAAAATCCACCACCGAGTGAGGCGCATTCGGCGTTGCAGTATGCGATTTTGACTCAGTTGGATAAAGTACCAGCGGCGACGAAGGAAAAGTTAGGGTTATTGTTGCAGAAGTATTTGTAA
- a CDS encoding Uma2 family endonuclease — protein sequence MTVIVAKWTIDEYHRMIDAGILSDRKVELLKGEIVEMSPEGEPHAYCSDESGEYLAKLLAERAKIRHAKPITLPNDSEPEPDIAIVQRLGREYREHHPYPENIFWLIEYANSSLEKDLERKSKIYAEAGILEYWVVNLKKLHLVVFREILDGEYTTKLTLTAETIQPLAFPDISVTVEQIINS from the coding sequence ATGACTGTTATTGTTGCTAAGTGGACGATTGACGAATATCACCGGATGATTGATGCTGGCATTTTGAGCGATCGCAAAGTTGAACTACTTAAGGGAGAAATTGTCGAAATGTCGCCGGAAGGGGAACCCCATGCTTATTGTAGTGATGAATCTGGTGAATATCTAGCAAAGTTATTGGCTGAACGCGCCAAAATTCGTCATGCCAAGCCTATCACCTTACCCAACGACTCGGAACCAGAACCAGATATTGCCATTGTCCAACGTTTAGGACGCGAGTATCGAGAGCATCATCCCTATCCAGAAAATATTTTCTGGTTGATTGAGTATGCTAACTCCAGTTTAGAAAAAGATTTAGAGAGAAAAAGCAAAATCTACGCCGAAGCAGGTATTTTGGAGTATTGGGTTGTTAATCTCAAAAAGCTACACCTAGTGGTGTTTCGAGAAATCTTAGACGGAGAGTATACAACAAAACTAACATTAACTGCGGAAACAATTCAACCGCTAGCATTTCCAGATATTTCTGTTACAGTGGAACAGATTATTAATAGTTAA
- a CDS encoding CsbD family protein — protein MSTEKRVEATAKNIEGKIQEIVGEVTGNPQDKAEGQAKQAEAQATHTVENIKDELKKAID, from the coding sequence AAAAAAGAGTAGAAGCTACTGCAAAAAATATTGAAGGAAAAATCCAAGAGATTGTGGGTGAAGTAACCGGTAATCCACAAGATAAAGCTGAAGGACAAGCAAAGCAAGCTGAAGCCCAAGCCACTCACACTGTAGAAAATATTAAAGACGAACTTAAGAAAGCTATAGACTAA